GATCGGCCAGAAGCTCGGCATCCCGCCGGTGGTCACCAACGACTCGCACTACACCCACGAGGCCCAGGCCACCGCGCACGACGTGCTGCTCTGCGTGCAGACCGGCAGCAACATCGACGACCCGAACCGGTTCCGCTTCGAGGGCGGCGGCTACTTCGTCAAGTCCGCCGACCAGATGCGCGCGGTGGACAACTCCGAGCTGTGGCAGGACGGCTGCCGCAACACCCTGCTGGTGGCCGAGAAGGTCGACCCGGCCGGGATGTTCGAGTTCCACAACCTGATGCCCCGGTTCCCGGTGCCCGAGGGGGAGACCGAGGAGTCCTGGTTCCGCAAGGAGACCTTCAAGGGGCTCGGTCGGCGTTACCCCGGCGGCATCCCCGAGGGGCACGTCGTGCAGGCCGAGTACGAGCTGGGCGTCATCAACCAGATGGGGTTCCCGTCGTACTTCCTCGTGGTCGCCGACTTCATCCAGTGGGCCAAGAGCCAGGGCATCGCGGTCGGTCCCGGGCGGGGCTCGGCGGCCGGCTCGCTGGTCGCGTACGCCCTGGGCATCACCGACCTGGACCCGATCCCGCACGGGCTGATCTTCGAGCGGTTCCTCAACCCCGAGCGGGTCTCGATGCCGGATGTCGACATCGACTTCGACGAGCGTCGGCGCGGTGAGGTGATCAAGTACGTCACCGACAAGTGGGGTGAGGACAAGGTCGCCCAGATCGCCACCTTCGGCACGATCAAGGCCAAGGCCGCGATCAAGGACTCGGCCCGGGTGCTCGGCTACCCGTACGCGGTAGGCGACCGGATCACCAAGGCGATGCCCCCGGCGGTGATGGGCAAGGACATCCCGCTGGAAGGGATCTTCGACACCAAGCACCCCCGGTACGCCGAGGCCGGTGAGATCCGCGGCATGTACGAGGCCGAGCAGGACGTCAAGAAGGTGATCGACACCGCCCGGGGCATCGAGGGGCTGATCCGGCAGACCGGTGTGCACGCCGCCGGCGTGATCATGTCCGCCGAGCCGATCATCGAGCACATCCCGCTGATGCGCCGGGACTCCGACGGGGTGATCATCACCCAGTTCGACTACCCGACGTGTGAGTCGCTCGGGCTGTTGAAGATGGACTTCCTCGGCCTGCGCAACCTGACCATCATCGACGACGCGGTGAAGAACATCGGCCTCAACCACGGCCGGGAGCTGGACCTGCTCGCCCTGCCGCTGGACGACAAGCCCGCCTACGAGCTGCTGGCCCGGGGCGACACGCTCGGCGTGTTCCAGCTCGACGGCGGGCCGATGCGGTCGCTGCTGCGGATGATGAAGCCGGACAACTTCGAGGACATCTCCGCCGTCCTGGCGCTCTACCGGCCCGGCCCGATGGGCGTGGACTCGCACACCAACTACGCGCTGCGCAAGAACGGCCTCCAGGAGATCACCCCGATCCACCCGGAGCTGGAGGAGCCGCTGCGGGAGATCCTCGCCCCCACCTACGGCCTGATCGTCTACCAGGAGCAGGTGCAGCGCGCCGCGCAGATCCTCGCCGGGTACACCCTCGGCCAGGCCGACCTGCTGCGCCGGGCGATGGGCAAGAAGAAGAAGGAGATCCTGGACAAGGAGTTCATCCCGTTCCGGGACGGCTGCCGGGAACACGGCTACTCCGACGAGGCCATCCAGAAGGTCTGGGACGTGCTGGTCCCGTTCGCCGGGTACGCCTTCAACAAGGCGCACTCGGCGGCGTACGGGCTGGTGTCGTACTGGACGGCGTACCTGAAGGCGCACTACCCGGCCGAGTACATGGCGGCGCTGCTGACCTCCGTCGGTGACGACAAGGACAAGATGGCGCTGTACCTGTCGGAGTGCCGGCGGATGCGCATCCAGGTGCTGCCGCCGGACGTGAACACCTCCGCCGGGCCGTTCACCCCGGTCGGCAAGGAGATCCGCTTCGGCCTCGGCGCGGTGCGCAACGTCGGCGCGAACGTGGTCGCCGCGATCATGCGGTGCCGCGAGGAGAAGGGCGAGTACGCCGACTTCTACGACTTCCTGAGCAAGGTCGACGCGGTGGTCTGCAACAAGAAGACGATCGAATCGCTCATCAAGGCCGGCGCGTTCGACGTGCTGGGGCACCCGCGCAAGGGGCTGCTCGCGGTGCACGCCGACGCGATCGACGCGTACGCCGACGTCAAGCGCAAGGAGGCGGTCGGCCAGTACGACCTCTTCGGCGCCGGCTTCGGCGACGCCGACGCCGGCGCGGGAACCAGCAGCACCACGGTGATGCCGATCATCGGCGACAGCGAGTGGGACAAGCGGGACAAGCTCGCCTTCGAACGCGAGATGCTCGGCCTCTACGTCTCCGACCACCCGCTGTTCGGCCTGGAACGGGTGCTCGGCGCGGCGGCCGACACCACCATCGCCGCGCTCAGCGAGGAGGGCGTGGTGCCCGACGGCGCGGTGGTCACCCTGGCCGGCATCCTCTCCGGGGTGCAGCGCCGGGTCACCAAGCAGGGCCGGGCCTGGGCCTCGGCCACCCTGGAGGACCTGGCCGGCGGGGTGGAGGCGCTGTTCTTCCCCAACACCTACGAGGTGATCGGCCAGTACATCGCCGAGGACGCGATCGTGGTGGTCAAGGGGCGGGTGGACCGCCGGGACGACACGCCCCGGATCATGGCGATGGACATGTCGATGCCGGACGTGACCAGCAACCCGGCCAACAAGCCGGTCACCCTCACCATCCCGGTGCACAGGTGCACGCCGCCGCTGGTGGAACGGCTCAAGGAGACCCTGGTGCTGCACCCCGGCGACACCGAGGTGCACGTCAAGCTGCTCAACGGCGGTCGGACCACCACCCTGCGGCTCGGGCCGTTCCGGGTCGCGGCCACCACCGCGCTGATGGGTGACCTGAAGAGCGTGCTCGGCCCGGCCGCCGTGAGCTGAGCGGACGTCGGCCGGGCCGGCCGGCGGCCCGTCCGGTCCGGCGGTGGCCCGGGGTGCAGCGGCCACCACCTGCCGATTGGCGCTCCCCGGTGGGTCCGCGCCTGACTAGCGTCAGCGGCATGGAGTTGGCGAAGGCACAGCAGTTGTGGCGACCCGAACCGGGTTGGCTGGACACGGCCAGCTACGGGTTGCCGCCCGAACCGGCCTGGACGGCCCTGCAGGAGGCGCTGGCCGACTGGCGGGTGGGCCGGGTCTCCTGGCGGGGCTGGGGGGAGTCGACCCAACGGGCCCGGGTCGCCTTCGCCGACCTGGTCGGGGCACCCGCCGAGGACGTGACGACCGGCGCCACCGTGTCGCAGATGCTGGCCCCGATCGCCGCCGCGCTGCCCGCCGGGGCCACCGTCCTGGTCCCCGAGCAGGAGTTCACCTCCAACCTCTTCCCGTGGCTGGTGCAGGCCGAGCGCGGGGTGCGGGTGCGTACCGTCGACGCCGGCCGGCTCGCCGAGGAGATCGACGCCGACACCTACCTGGTCGCGTTCAGCCTGGTGCAGTCCGCCGACGGCAGCGTGGCCGACCTCGACCGGATCGTGGCCGCCGCCCGGGCGTACGACGCGTGGGTGGTGGTGGACGCCACGCAGGCCTGTGGCTGGCTGCCGTTCGACGCGACCCGGGCCGACGCGGTGGTGGTCGGGGGGTACAAGTGGCTGATGGCGCCGCGCGGGGTCGGCTTCGGCTACCTGGCCCCCGAGCTGCGCGAGCGGCTGCGACCCGACGCCGCGGGCTGGTTCGCCGGGCCGGACCCGCACGACTCCTACTACGGGCCGCCGCTGCGGCTGGCCGACGACGCCCGGCGCTTCGACATCTCCCCGGCCTGGTTCAGCCTGGTCGGCGCGGCCCCCGCCCTGGAGCTGCTGGCCGAGGTCGGCATCCCGGCCGTGCGGGAGCACAACGTGGCACTGGCCAACCGGTTCCGCGCCGGACTGGGCCGCCCGGCGGGGGACAGCGCGATCGTCACCGTCGACGTGCCCGGCGCCGAGCAGCGGCTGGCCCGCGCCGGGGTCCGGGCGGCGGTCCGGGCCGGCCGGGTCCGGGCCTCGTTCCACCTCTACAGCACCCCGGACGACGTGGACCTGGCCCTGACCGCCCTGCTCGACTGACGGCCACCCCGCCACCCGCGCGCGGGGCGGGCGGCACCGCGGGCCGGGCGCATCCAAAAACGGGAGTACGAGCGAACTCCCGGGTAGTGATCGCCTACCCGGGGGGACGTCGTGCGGACCGATCCGATGCCAGCCGACCTGGTCGAGACGGCCCACAAGCGGCTCTGGGCAGCCGCCGAGGACCTGGACCCCAACCGGATCGCCGGCATCGTCGGTGAGCTGGCCGAGGAGTCCGGGGTGGCACCGCTCTGGGATCAGGTGTGCGTGCCGGTGCTGGGGGCGCTGTCCGGCTGGGCGGCCAGCGAGATCGCCGTCGAACACGCCCTCTCCGAGGGGGTACGCGTCGGTCTGGACGTGCACCGGCGACTGTCCCGACGGCCGTACCCGCCCGACGGGGTGCTGCTGGCCGGTGCCGAACAGGAGCTGCACTGCCTCGGGTTGCACGCGCTCGCCGCGGCCCTGCGGGAACAGGGACGGGGTTGTCTGCTGCTCGGCCCGGCGCTGCCCTGGGTGGCGCTGGCCGGCGCGGTGCAGCGGGCCCGCCCGCACACCGTGGTGGTCTGGTCGCAGACACCGGTGACCGGCCGGGCGTACCGGCTGATCCGCTTCGCCCGGGAGTTTCCGTCGGTGCGGGTGCTGGCCGCCGGACCGGGCTGGATCGAGGCGCTGCCCGCCCCGATCACCCTGCTGAGCGGCCTGGTCCCCGCCGTCCGGGCCTGCTGAGCGGCCTGGTCCCCGCCGTCCGGGCCTGCTGAGCGGCCTGGTCCCCGCCGTCCGGGCCTGCTGAGCCCCGGGCGGGCGGGCGCGTCGACCCCGGGGGCGACCAGCCGCGGTACGCCCCGACGGCGGCCCGCCGGTCCCAGCCGACGGCCGCCACCTCGTAGCCTGTCGATCGTGGACAGGCGAGCGGTGGTGGTCGGTGGGGGTATCGGTGGGCTGGCGGCGGCGATCGGTCTGCGGCGGGCCGGTTGGCAGGTGACCGTTCTGGAGCGCGCCACCGGACTGCCGGTGACCGGCACCGGCCTCGGCATCTGGCCCGCCGCGCTGCGCGCTCTCGGTGCGCTCGGCGTGGGGGAGCAGGCGCGTCGGCGGGGACGACCGCAGCTCGGCGGGGAGTTCCGTCGCCCCGACGGCAGCCGGATCGCCAGCATGGACATGCGCAAGCTGATCCGCCGGTACGGCGAGACCGTGCACCTGATCACCCGACCGGCGCTGCTCGCCGTGCTCGCCGAGGCGCTGCCCGACGGTGTCGTCCGGTTCGGCACCCCGGTGACCGACCTCGCCGGGCTCACCGACCGATACGACCTGGTGGTCGGTGCCGACGGGCTGCGCAGCGTGGTCCGGGCCGGGCTGTACGGCGACCGGTACCCGCTGCGGCACACCGGCACCGTGGCCTGGCGTGGGGTGGCCCCGGTGGAGGTCGCCGTGGGCGGCGAGACCTGGGGGCGGGGCACGAAGTTCGGCGTCACCCCCGAAGGACCGGGCCGGACCAACTGGTACGCGGTGCGCACCGCCCCGCCCGGCTGGCGACCCGCCGCCGGTGACCTCGCCGAACTGCGCCGGCTCTTCGGCGACTGGCACGACCCGGTGCCCCGGCTGCTGGACGCGATGACCCCGGACGAGGTGCTCCGGCACGACGTGCACGACCTCACCCCGCTGCCGAGTTACGTCGGTGGCCGGGTCGCGCTGCTCGGCGACGCCGCCCACGCCATGACCCCCGACCTGGGGCAGGGCGCCTGCCAGGCGCTGATCGACGCGGTGTCACTGGCCGAGTGCCTCGGTGCCGGCGTGGAGGTGGCCGCCGGCCTGCGGGCGTACGACCAGAGCCGGCGACCACCGACGCAGCGGATGGCGGTGCTGGCGAGGCGGGCCGGTCGGCTCGGTCAGGTCCGGCACGCCACCCGGCTGCGCGACGGTCTGCTGCGGCTGGCCCTGGCCGCCGGCCCGCCCGGCTGACCCGCCCGCCGCGACCGGTCCGGTGCTCGGCGCGTCCGGTTCGGCCCCGTTCGGCCTGGCCGAGCCCGAACGGGTCGGCGTGTCCCCGGAACCGGGCTGACCCGCCGCCCAGTAGGGTGTCGAACACACGTACTGCTGGCGGTTCGGGGAGGAGGCGGCGTGCGGGTGCTCGGCGTCGACCCGGGGCTTACCCGGTGTGGGGTCGGCGTGGTGGAGGGGGTGCCGGGCCGGCCCTGCACGCTGGTCGCCTACCACGTGGTGCGCACCGATCCGGACGACGAGCTGCCGAACCGCCTGCTGCACCTGGACCGCTGCCTGACCGACCTGGTCGCCGAGCACCGGCCGGACGCGGTGGCCGTGGAGCGGGTGTTCAGCCAGCACAACGTCCGGACGGTGATGGGCACCGCGCAGGCCAGTGGGATCGCCGTGCTGGCCGGTGCGCGGGCCGGGTTGCCGGTGCAGACGTACACCCCGAGCGAGGTCAAGGCCGCGGTGACCGGTTCCGGTCAGGCCGACAAGCAGCAGATGACCGCCATGGTGACCCGGCTGCTGCGGTTGGCCGAGCCGCCCCGGCCGGCGGACGCCGCCGATGCCCTGGCGCTGGCCATCTGCCACGTCTGGCGGGGTGGCACGCGGTCCCGGCTGGCGGCGGCGGCGCAGCGGGCACGACGAGGAGGAGCAAGATGATCGCCAGCGTACGCGGCACGGTGACCGCGACCGGTCCGGACCACGCGGTGGTGGAGGTGGGCGGGATCGGGCTGGCCGTCCAGTGCGCCCCCGGCACGCTGGCCGAGCTGCGGGTGGGCGCGCCGGCCCGGTTGGCCACCAGCCTGGTGGTCCGGGAGGACTCGCTCACCCTGTACGGCTTCGCCGACGACGACGCCAAGGCGCTGTTCGAGCTGCTCCAGACCGCCAGCGGGGTCGGCCCCCGGCTGGCCCAGGCGGTGCTCGCCGTGCACTCCCCCGAGGAGGTGCGCCGGGCCGTGGCCAACGCCGACATCGGCGCGCTGACCCGGGTGCCGGGGATCGGCAAGAAGGGCGCCGAGCGTCTGGTGCTGGAGCTGCGGGACCGGATCGGCCCGGTGCCGGTGGGCACCGACGGCGCGGCCGGGGTGACCGCCGGGGCCTGGCCCGAGCAGGTCCGTCAGGCCCTGGTCGGGCTCGGCTGGACGGCCGGCCAGGCCGACCAGGCGGTGGCCGCGGTGGCCGAGACCGTCGAGGGTCCGCCGCCGCCGGTGCCGGTGCTGCTCCGGCAGGCCATCCGGCTGCTGGGCCGGACCCGATGAGCGAGACCGAGGGGCTGATCTCGGCGTACGCCACCGACGCCGAGCGCGACGCGGAGGTCAGCGTCCGGCCCCGACGGCTGGCCGAGTTCATCGCCCAGCACCGGGTCCGCGACCAGCTCGACCTGCTGCTGCAGGGGGCCATGCGCCGGGGTTCCCCACCGGACCACATCCTGCTCTCCGGGCCGCCGGGGCTGGGCAAGACCTCGCTTGCCAACATCGTCGCCGCCGAGCTGGGCACCGGGATCCGGGTGACCAGCGGCCCGGCCATCGAACGCTCCGGGGACCTCGCCGCCATCCTGACCGGCCTGGCCGAGGGCGACGTGCTCTTCATCGACGAGATTCACCGGATCGCCCGCCCGGCGGAGGAGCTGCTCTACAGCGCGATGGAGGACTTCCGGGTCGACGTGGTGGTCGGCAAGGGGCCGGGGGCCACCGCGATCCCGCTGGACGTGGAGCCGTTCACCCTGGTCGGCGCGACCACCCGGTCGGGCCTGTTGACCGGCCCGATGCGGGACCGGTTCGGCTTCGTCGCGCACCTGGACTTCTACTCCCCGGCCGATCTGGAGGCGCTGCTGCACCGCTCGGCGCGGATCCTGGGGGTGCCGATCACCGACGACGGCGCGGCCGAGATCGCCGGCCGGTCCCGGGGCACCCCCCGGATCGCCAACCGGCTGCTGCGCCGGGTGCGCGACTTCGCCGAGGTCCGGGCCGACGGCGTGGTCACCGTGGAGACCGCCCGCGCCGCGCTCACCGTGTACGACGTCGACGCGCTCGGCCTGGACCGGCTGGACAAAGCGGTGTTGACCGCGCTTGTCGAGTCGTTCCGGGGCGGTCCGGTCGGGCTCTCCACCCTGGCCGTGGCGGTGGGGGAGCAGCCGGACACGGTCGAGGAGGTCTGCGAGCCGTTCCTGGTCCGGGCCGGCCTGTTGGCCCGGACGCCCCGGGGCCGGGTCGCCACCGAGGCCGCCTGGCACCATCTCGGCCGTATCCCACCGAATGGTACATTTGCCACCGAGTTGCCCGCCGTGCCCGACCTGTTCTCCGGCGCGCCGGATGAGCCGTGATCCGTTCGTGATCTGTGTCGCATTCGGCGTTCCCAGGTGCAGGGACTAGACTCGCCGCGGTCTGTACAGGACGTGAGAACTCGCCTCCGCTCCGGCGCCCGACGCGTCGGTCCGGGGGCTGATGGGAAGGTCAGCAACCGTGCTTATCGCAGCAGAGGGCGGCGGAGGAGCGAGCAGTTTCACGCCGCTCCTGATGATCGCTCTGCTCTTCGGCGTCATGTACTTCATGATGATCCGCCCCCAGCAGAAGCGCCGCCGGGAGGCGGAGCAGATGCAGTCCGGGCTGTCCGCCGGCGACGAGGTGGTCACCATCGGCGGTCTCTACGGCACGGTGACCGACGTCGACGACGAGACCGTCCTGCTGGAGGTCGCCCCCGGCGTGCAGACCCGGTACGCGCGCCCGGCCATCGCCCGGGTGACCAAGCGGGTCGAGCAGGAGGAGGAGACGTCCACCGGCACCACCGAGGGCGTCGAAGTCGTCAAGGAGTAGCTACCGCGCCCGTCGGGCAGCGGATATTGTCACAAGTGGATAGACAGGTCGGTGCCCGTCCCGGCACTCCCACGCCCCCCGTCCTTCGCCGCTGAGCCGGCGACGCGGGGGTGTCGTGCCAGGCGGGGAGCCGGCCAGGCACCGACGTCGCCGGGATCTCCGGCCCGACCTCCGCAGCCGTTCGCACCGGCGGCGCGACCGTACAGGGAGACAGGACAGCCGTGGCACCACCTCAGGGACAGATGCGCCCCGGGCGGCAGCTCGCCGTGCTCGGGATCATCTTCGTGGTCCTCTATCTTTTGGTGTTCTTCGCGGGCGGTGCCAGCGGTGGCTGGAAGGACCGGTTGGAGCCTCGGCTCGGGCTGGACCTGGTCGGCGGCACCCGGTTGACGCTGGAGGCGACCAACACCGTCGACGGCCGGCCGCCGACGTCGGAGAACCTCGAAGAGGCCCGGCAGATCATCGAGAGCCGGGTCAACGCCTACGGGGTGGCCGAGGCCGAGGTGGTGACCGAGGGCGACCGAAACATCGTCATCTCCCTGCCCGGTGAGAACCGCGACCTGACCGACGTCGGCAGCGCCGCCGAGCTGCGTTTCCGCAAGGTGCTCAAGGCCGCCGACGGCAGTGGCACGATCGCGCCGCCGCCGGCGGCGACGCCGAACCCGTCCGGCAGCCCGGCACCCAGCCCCTCCGGCGGCACCGAGCCGGAGGTCACCTCCTCGCCCTCGGGCGGACAGGGCGGGATGGCCCCCACCCCGGATGCCACCCCGACGCCGAGCGCCCCGGCCCCCTCGCCGAGCGCCAGCGCCGCGCCGGAGACGCAGACCATCGAGCAGCAGCGCCAGGCCGTGCAGCAGAAGGTGGGCGCCGAGGCCTGGCAGGCGGCCAACGCCCTGCAGGCCCCGGCCGACCTGGCCACCGACCCGTCGCTGGCCGAGAAGCTCGCCCCGTTCGCCGAGCTGACCCCGCGCGAGGTGGCGGTGCTGCCGGTCCCGGTGCAGTTCAACGTGCCTACCGTCGGCTGCGCCCAGCTCGACGAGCGGCCCCCGGCGTCGATCAAGGACGAGAACCAGCAGGCGGTGGCCTGCGAGGCCGGCGCCAAGTACCTGCTGGACCAGGCCAAGGTGCTCGGCACCGACGTCAGCGGCGCCAGCGCGGTGATGGACCAGACCAGCCAGTGGGTGGTCAGCCTGGACTTCAAGAGCGGGGGCCAGGAGAAGTGGACCGAGCTGACCCGTGAGTCGTTCAACAACACCGGGCAGGCCTGCGACGCCAGCGCGCTGGGCCAGGACGGCAAGTGCCGGGTCGCGGTCGTGCTGGACAACCGGATCGTCTCCGCCCCCGAGATCCAGGGCGTGCTGACCGGTAGCTCGCAGATCACCGGCAACTTCACCCAGGCCGCCGCCAGCGAGCTGGCCGGCAACCTGCGCTACGGCGCGCTGCCGGTGACCTTCGAGGAGCAGGAGCAGCAGAACGTCACCGCCACCCTGGGCGAGAGCCACCTGCGCGCCGGTCTGCTCGCCGCGGGTATCGGCATGCTGCTGGTCGTCATCTACTCGTTCTTCTACTACCGGCTGCTCGGCTCGGTGATCTTCCTGAGCCTGGTGCTGTCGGCGCTGCTGCTCTTCGGCGCGATCGTCTTCCTGGGCCGGCAGATCGGCTTCACCCTGACCCTCGCCGGGATCGCCGGCATCATCGTCTCGCTCGGTGTGGCCGCGGACTCCTTCGTCATCTACTTCGAACGGCTCAAGGACGAGATCCGCGAGGGCCGCAGTCCGCGCAGCGCGGTGCCTCGGGCCTGGACCCGGGCCCGTCGGACGATCATCTCGGCGAACGCCATCACGCTCATGTCGGCGGTGGTGCTCTACGTCGTGTCGGTAGGCACGGTGAAGGGCTTCGCCTTCGCCCTCGGCCTGGCCACCGTCCTGGACCTGCTGGTGGTCTTCCTCTTCCGGCACCCGATCATGACGATGTTCGCCCGCACCCGGGCGTTCCTGTCCCCGCGGGTCAGCGGCCTGGGCCGGGCCCTGCCCGCCCGCACCGAGCAGCCGGCCAAGCCCCGTAACCAGCGCGTCAAGGAGGCCTGAGCAATGGCTGATAATGGTCTGGGTGCCCGGCTCTACCGGGGCGAGGCCGGTCTCGACATCGTCGGCCGGCGCAGGCTGTGGTTCTCGGTCGCCGGCGTGCTGGTCCTGCTCGCGGTGCTCAGCGTCGGGATCCGCGGGTTCAGCCTGGGCATCGAGTTCGCCGGCGGCAACTCCTTCCAGGTGCCGGCCAGCGTCGGCACCCTGGAGGAGGCCGAGACGCAGGTCGACGAGGCGCTGGCCGGCCCGGGCGGCGGC
Above is a window of Micromonospora yangpuensis DNA encoding:
- a CDS encoding transcriptional regulator, with the protein product MPADLVETAHKRLWAAAEDLDPNRIAGIVGELAEESGVAPLWDQVCVPVLGALSGWAASEIAVEHALSEGVRVGLDVHRRLSRRPYPPDGVLLAGAEQELHCLGLHALAAALREQGRGCLLLGPALPWVALAGAVQRARPHTVVVWSQTPVTGRAYRLIRFAREFPSVRVLAAGPGWIEALPAPITLLSGLVPAVRAC
- the dnaE gene encoding DNA polymerase III subunit alpha; the encoded protein is MGDSFAHLHVHTEYSMLDGAARLKDLFAEAKRLGMPAVAITDHGNMHGANDFYKQAMAAGVKPILGVEAYVAPESRYHKKRVKWGRPEQKSDDVSGNGAITHMTMWAADKAGLQNLFTLNSRASMEGHYVKWPRMDMELIAEHAQGIIATTGCPSGAVQTRLRLGQFDEALKVASAYQDIFGKENYFLEIMDHGLDIERRVREGLTEIGQKLGIPPVVTNDSHYTHEAQATAHDVLLCVQTGSNIDDPNRFRFEGGGYFVKSADQMRAVDNSELWQDGCRNTLLVAEKVDPAGMFEFHNLMPRFPVPEGETEESWFRKETFKGLGRRYPGGIPEGHVVQAEYELGVINQMGFPSYFLVVADFIQWAKSQGIAVGPGRGSAAGSLVAYALGITDLDPIPHGLIFERFLNPERVSMPDVDIDFDERRRGEVIKYVTDKWGEDKVAQIATFGTIKAKAAIKDSARVLGYPYAVGDRITKAMPPAVMGKDIPLEGIFDTKHPRYAEAGEIRGMYEAEQDVKKVIDTARGIEGLIRQTGVHAAGVIMSAEPIIEHIPLMRRDSDGVIITQFDYPTCESLGLLKMDFLGLRNLTIIDDAVKNIGLNHGRELDLLALPLDDKPAYELLARGDTLGVFQLDGGPMRSLLRMMKPDNFEDISAVLALYRPGPMGVDSHTNYALRKNGLQEITPIHPELEEPLREILAPTYGLIVYQEQVQRAAQILAGYTLGQADLLRRAMGKKKKEILDKEFIPFRDGCREHGYSDEAIQKVWDVLVPFAGYAFNKAHSAAYGLVSYWTAYLKAHYPAEYMAALLTSVGDDKDKMALYLSECRRMRIQVLPPDVNTSAGPFTPVGKEIRFGLGAVRNVGANVVAAIMRCREEKGEYADFYDFLSKVDAVVCNKKTIESLIKAGAFDVLGHPRKGLLAVHADAIDAYADVKRKEAVGQYDLFGAGFGDADAGAGTSSTTVMPIIGDSEWDKRDKLAFEREMLGLYVSDHPLFGLERVLGAAADTTIAALSEEGVVPDGAVVTLAGILSGVQRRVTKQGRAWASATLEDLAGGVEALFFPNTYEVIGQYIAEDAIVVVKGRVDRRDDTPRIMAMDMSMPDVTSNPANKPVTLTIPVHRCTPPLVERLKETLVLHPGDTEVHVKLLNGGRTTTLRLGPFRVAATTALMGDLKSVLGPAAVS
- the ruvC gene encoding crossover junction endodeoxyribonuclease RuvC, whose protein sequence is MRVLGVDPGLTRCGVGVVEGVPGRPCTLVAYHVVRTDPDDELPNRLLHLDRCLTDLVAEHRPDAVAVERVFSQHNVRTVMGTAQASGIAVLAGARAGLPVQTYTPSEVKAAVTGSGQADKQQMTAMVTRLLRLAEPPRPADAADALALAICHVWRGGTRSRLAAAAQRARRGGAR
- a CDS encoding FAD-dependent monooxygenase codes for the protein MDRRAVVVGGGIGGLAAAIGLRRAGWQVTVLERATGLPVTGTGLGIWPAALRALGALGVGEQARRRGRPQLGGEFRRPDGSRIASMDMRKLIRRYGETVHLITRPALLAVLAEALPDGVVRFGTPVTDLAGLTDRYDLVVGADGLRSVVRAGLYGDRYPLRHTGTVAWRGVAPVEVAVGGETWGRGTKFGVTPEGPGRTNWYAVRTAPPGWRPAAGDLAELRRLFGDWHDPVPRLLDAMTPDEVLRHDVHDLTPLPSYVGGRVALLGDAAHAMTPDLGQGACQALIDAVSLAECLGAGVEVAAGLRAYDQSRRPPTQRMAVLARRAGRLGQVRHATRLRDGLLRLALAAGPPG
- the ruvA gene encoding Holliday junction branch migration protein RuvA, whose translation is MIASVRGTVTATGPDHAVVEVGGIGLAVQCAPGTLAELRVGAPARLATSLVVREDSLTLYGFADDDAKALFELLQTASGVGPRLAQAVLAVHSPEEVRRAVANADIGALTRVPGIGKKGAERLVLELRDRIGPVPVGTDGAAGVTAGAWPEQVRQALVGLGWTAGQADQAVAAVAETVEGPPPPVPVLLRQAIRLLGRTR
- the secD gene encoding protein translocase subunit SecD, with protein sequence MAPPQGQMRPGRQLAVLGIIFVVLYLLVFFAGGASGGWKDRLEPRLGLDLVGGTRLTLEATNTVDGRPPTSENLEEARQIIESRVNAYGVAEAEVVTEGDRNIVISLPGENRDLTDVGSAAELRFRKVLKAADGSGTIAPPPAATPNPSGSPAPSPSGGTEPEVTSSPSGGQGGMAPTPDATPTPSAPAPSPSASAAPETQTIEQQRQAVQQKVGAEAWQAANALQAPADLATDPSLAEKLAPFAELTPREVAVLPVPVQFNVPTVGCAQLDERPPASIKDENQQAVACEAGAKYLLDQAKVLGTDVSGASAVMDQTSQWVVSLDFKSGGQEKWTELTRESFNNTGQACDASALGQDGKCRVAVVLDNRIVSAPEIQGVLTGSSQITGNFTQAAASELAGNLRYGALPVTFEEQEQQNVTATLGESHLRAGLLAAGIGMLLVVIYSFFYYRLLGSVIFLSLVLSALLLFGAIVFLGRQIGFTLTLAGIAGIIVSLGVAADSFVIYFERLKDEIREGRSPRSAVPRAWTRARRTIISANAITLMSAVVLYVVSVGTVKGFAFALGLATVLDLLVVFLFRHPIMTMFARTRAFLSPRVSGLGRALPARTEQPAKPRNQRVKEA
- a CDS encoding aminotransferase class V-fold PLP-dependent enzyme, whose protein sequence is MELAKAQQLWRPEPGWLDTASYGLPPEPAWTALQEALADWRVGRVSWRGWGESTQRARVAFADLVGAPAEDVTTGATVSQMLAPIAAALPAGATVLVPEQEFTSNLFPWLVQAERGVRVRTVDAGRLAEEIDADTYLVAFSLVQSADGSVADLDRIVAAARAYDAWVVVDATQACGWLPFDATRADAVVVGGYKWLMAPRGVGFGYLAPELRERLRPDAAGWFAGPDPHDSYYGPPLRLADDARRFDISPAWFSLVGAAPALELLAEVGIPAVREHNVALANRFRAGLGRPAGDSAIVTVDVPGAEQRLARAGVRAAVRAGRVRASFHLYSTPDDVDLALTALLD
- the yajC gene encoding preprotein translocase subunit YajC, which gives rise to MGRSATVLIAAEGGGGASSFTPLLMIALLFGVMYFMMIRPQQKRRREAEQMQSGLSAGDEVVTIGGLYGTVTDVDDETVLLEVAPGVQTRYARPAIARVTKRVEQEEETSTGTTEGVEVVKE
- the ruvB gene encoding Holliday junction branch migration DNA helicase RuvB produces the protein MSETEGLISAYATDAERDAEVSVRPRRLAEFIAQHRVRDQLDLLLQGAMRRGSPPDHILLSGPPGLGKTSLANIVAAELGTGIRVTSGPAIERSGDLAAILTGLAEGDVLFIDEIHRIARPAEELLYSAMEDFRVDVVVGKGPGATAIPLDVEPFTLVGATTRSGLLTGPMRDRFGFVAHLDFYSPADLEALLHRSARILGVPITDDGAAEIAGRSRGTPRIANRLLRRVRDFAEVRADGVVTVETARAALTVYDVDALGLDRLDKAVLTALVESFRGGPVGLSTLAVAVGEQPDTVEEVCEPFLVRAGLLARTPRGRVATEAAWHHLGRIPPNGTFATELPAVPDLFSGAPDEP